The DNA sequence TGACTAATATTGCTGGGCTATGACCCTTTGTTTTTTGTGCAATTACTATAACAACTATTGTTGACAACTATTGTTTAAATAGAGAAATACTTGCATGGGTTTCtagatgcatatatatatatatatatatatatatatatattttggagaTTAAAGTAACAAAAGTAGCATGTTAAAAAGGAAACCATGAACGGATGAGAAATTGTAACTCGTTAGAGCGTTATTgcataatttttgtatttaatcaGGGTTATGTCTATgtatatattctatatttttagCGGAAACAGCTGTCCCTCAGCGAATCAGTTGCttcttttacaaatttattattttaataaattttgtaaaaaactATGGTGATAAAATTTCTTTAAACCAAGTTACATTACTAACGTGACCGACCTATGCGCCTCCTAGTTGACCATCTTTGGAGCATTAAAAAGATAATCTGAATTTTTACTATATATtgactattatttaaaaaaaaaaaattagccatATGATAAAACTGACCATAAAGCAAGACatcaattataaataatattaattaaattctaaataatttttcccctatttatttaaaaagttccCATGAATTCCAAACCTAGTCATCACAAAGTGATTCGAACACACTAGTTGGCTTCCCACTTTTATTAAAACCAGATTCTCCACCTATCACACATAgagtttttttcaaattttatgagaAGCTTTTGagtataatatcatatataaaaataatataattaaacaacttctatcataaaaactatttttatatctCTTTGGATTTCAGATGTCCCTCAGTGAATATTTATCGCATAAATAATTACGTAGTAATTAATGCTTTTCaattatgaatattatataaatataaataaaaacttaaatgttataaaaattaaaattgttctcGAAATACCTCGTAAAGATATTATACATCTACtataataagatatataaatataacaaacatgTTCAACTagtcattttatttaaacaaaactcGACTTTTTAATAATGTAGTCCCTATTTTTCTAACTAAATGGCTTTTAgtgctatttttaattatcaaaactaCTATGTGACCATCACATCATAAGCGTGACGTGATCTATCGATACTGGCACCGAGTCAATGCCGATCGGACCTGACGAcgatattttcaaataaaaattcacgatttttttgcattttaacccctaaattattttataattaataagttcGACTTATTCTTTTGGTAttttaaccaaatttttaaaaaaatttattagtgtttttaaaatcttattaaactttttaaataactttttaagaaatatataagtgtgttttttatttaaatcacttatttgttttataattaacaaattatcttttctctttgattatttaacctaaattttgtttaaaaaattatgtataattaGGTTTCAGATTTAGGGAGAATATGATATAAGTTTCAGATTTAGGGAGAATATGAATAGGTTTAAATCAATAAGGGAGaatatgatataattttttaaacaaaatttaggtTAAATAATCTAGGGAATAACTTAGGTGAAGTCAAATAAGTGTAGTTAATGTAGTTCACCATTGGATGTTTGACACGTGGCATGAgataagtaattttaaaaagtaagtGGCATTATACgaaaagttattatatttttttatatatttttgatacaTCATGTCACACTAACTACATCTATCTAATTTTACCTAAGTCATTCTCAATAATCTAAGGGaaaagataatttattaattataaaacaaataagggatttaaataaaaaaacacacttatatatttattaaaaaggtatttaaaagtttaataaattttttaaaaaaattgattaaaaaaccGAGAATAAGTCaaataattgattataaaacaattcaagggttaaaatacaaaaaatcacgattttttatttgaaaataccACATCTGACCCGATCCATCGATCAACGCCGACTTAACGCCTACACAAGATATCATATCATGCGTGATGTGATACATTCCCAAAAGCTCAtttagtttaaatatatatatatatatatatatatggcttttAAAAAGCCCAAACAAAAAGCACAAAGGTCCATATTATTCCCATACCAACTGCAAGaccttttttaaaatcaaaaatttttctaaaaagacAAAACTGTAATAGCAAGAACCCTAGTGAATAAATACAGAAAGGAAAGATGCTGCTGCCACCACCTCTAATTTATCCTTCAAACACAGACAAATTGCAATTATTGTAATGGAAGGAAGTCAAATAGactattcataattttttaatcacacACCTAGTGGGCAGGCAGAACAAATGGCTAAATAGAATTGAAAGACAAGAACAAAACTCCTCCTATCTCTCCACACTTGCTTTCTTTGAAActtgaagagagagaaaagcaaAGGCACACTGCTATGGCAAGCTCTATTCTCTCATCCATAATGAATCTCACAGCCAAGCTTCTTGCCTTTGCTCCATCACCATCTCCTTTGAAACCagattcatcttcatcctcatctttAGTAACACCGTCTTTTGCCAAAAAACCTGAACTTTCATCACCATGTTCAGTAAGTATGGCTTTGCCATCATCACTGAGCATCATGGAAGAGTTGAACAAGCTTACCTCAATGATACAAGAGATCCAAACTGTAATTGTAGATGCGGAGCGGAAAGGAGTCAAGGATGAGTCCATCAAGCTATGGCTTCTTGAGCTGAAACAAGTGTCTTATGATGCAGAGGACATACTCGGTGACTTTGAATTCGAGCTACTACGGAGCAAAATGGAGGCAGATCGGAAGAGAAAGCGTGAGGTATTCGAATATGACCCCTCCAGTCCTTTATATGATGCTAATCTGCAAAATAAAATGTTGCAAAGAATTAGAATGGTTTGTGAAATGTTTGACGAGATCGAAAAAGATCGGGTTAGATTTCATTTGGTGGAGCAGGATGGAGAACTGAAATCAAGAACAAAGATTAGATCACCAACCAGCTCATTAGCTTACCAATCGGAAGTTATAGGAAGGGATGTTGAAAAGAATGAGATCATCAATGCTTTGATGGCTCCACTTGGTGATGATAAGATCAGCGCCAGTGCTGCTCATGTAGTTTGTGTAGTAGGCATGGGAGGGCTGGGCAAGACAACACTTGCCAAGTTGGTCTACAACGATGAGAGGATCATCAATCAGTTCAACTTGAGGGTATGGAAGTGGGTGTTTGAAGCTCATGGTGCGGTAGGATTGCTGAAGGCAACTGTCGAGGCTTTCACTGGACAAACATACCATAATGTCACTGATGTCGCCCAGCTTCAATATATGCTGAGCCATATCGTTGCAGGAAAAAGGTTTCTCTTGGTATTAGATGATGTCTGGAATGATGATCTGATGACATGGGAGTCTCTCAGAGCCCCTTTGGAAAATGGCCTTAAAGGGAGTTGCATCTTCATCACCACTCGAAGCAGGAAAGTCTCTGATATCATGGATGCTGAGGTAACGCTGGAACTCAACCCATTGAGAAGGAGTGAGAGCTGGGCGTTGTTTTGTCGGCATGCATTTGAAGTTGATGCGACTGAAGCCTTGCCAAGCCTGATAGAGAAAGGTCAAGCCATTGTAGAGAAGTGCAAGGGAGTGCCACTGGCGATAAAGGTACTCGGAGGCCTTTTATgctttgaagatgaagaaacatgGGAGGATGTCCAGAGAAGTGAACTGTGGAACTTGGATGAGGGCAAAGACAATATTTTATCATCCCTGATTTTGAGTTATCTCTACCTGCCTGCATCCTTGAAGCCATGTTTCACATACTGCTCTGTAATCCCAAAAGGCTGCTTCTTCAAACAAGAGACCATGGTGAGAATGTGGATGGCTCAGGGTCTAATCCAAACAGAAGATAACAAGCAGATGGAGGGAACTGGGAGGTCCTTCTTCAATGAATTGCGTAGGAGATCATTAGTCCAAGATGCAATACCGGATTTCTTCATGATGCATGACCTTATCCACGACTCTGCAAGGTCCATCTGGGAGAAGGAGTGTTGTAATGCAACCTATGAAGAGTTACAAGGCATGCTTGAATGTGGCAATACTGTACGGCATCTTTCAGTCATGATGGCAAATGACATATCTTCATTTGGATCCATTAGAGTTTCTGGAATGCTGCGATCACTCTTATTGGCTGCAAGATATCCAATAAACCTCAATGTAATGACTGAAATGTTTTTGAGACTCAGGGTGACCTATCTCAGAGTGCTTGACTTGAGCTCCACCGGCATAGATGAGTTGCCAGACTCCATTGGTGGTCTGAAACACTTGCGCTACCTTAGCCCTCACTGCAACTAGTATTCAAGGCTACCACCATCGCTATGTAGCCTCTATAACCTGCAGACACTAGAGATGCGAGAATGTCATTTCCTTGAAGAGATCCCACAAGATATAGTGAATTTGTCAAAACCTGCTTCACCTAGACATCTTTAAGAGTGCATTTGCTAATATCTCCAGAATGTACTTTTCATCTCAAATTGATCGAGACACCAACACTTCCTGCTAGTATTGGAAGGTTAACAAGCCTCCAGACTCTTCCACAATTCATGGTGACCGAAGACAGTGGCTGTGCCAGATTGGCAGAACTGAAGGACTTGAATCAGCTGGATGGGCTTCTCTGCATTGTGAACCTGCAGAAATTGGTCCATAGCAAACATGAGGCAAAAGGAAGCAAATTTGAGAAGCAAGAAGAACATTACAGATTTGGTTTTGCATTGAGGAGAAGTGAtgatactatgtttttttgctGAGGGAGGTGATAGAACTATTGATGAGGGATGATATTGTGGTAGTTAGAAAACCTGCAACCTCATACTAACATCAGGGGCCTGAAGATAGTAGGTTACAGTGCAACAATATTTCCAAATTGGGTGGGGAATCTTACCTTCAGCTGCTTAGAAGAAGTAGAGTTGAGCCACTGCAACAGCTGCCAGTACCTCCCACATCTCAGCCTACTCCCATCTCTGAAGCGACTGCAAGTTTCTTATATGAAGCTTTTTAAACAATGGGGAAGAGAGCCAAATGATGCACGGGGAAGGAACATATTTCCCTT is a window from the Dioscorea cayenensis subsp. rotundata cultivar TDr96_F1 chromosome 2, TDr96_F1_v2_PseudoChromosome.rev07_lg8_w22 25.fasta, whole genome shotgun sequence genome containing:
- the LOC120272067 gene encoding putative disease resistance protein RGA3 — protein: MASSILSSIMNLTAKLLAFAPSPSPLKPDSSSSSSLVTPSFAKKTSMIQEIQTVIVDAERKGVKDESIKLWLLELKQVSYDAEDILGDFEFELLRSKMEADRKRKREVFEYDPSSPLYDANLQNKMLQRIRMVCEMFDEIEKDRVRFHLVEQDGELKSRTKIRSPTSSLAYQSEVIGRDVEKNEIINALMAPLGDDKISASAAHVVCVVGMGGLGKTTLAKLVYNDERIINQFNLRVWKWVFEAHGAVGLLKATVEAFTGQTYHNVTDVAQLQYMLSHIVAGKRFLLVLDDVWNDDLMTWESLRAPLENGLKGSCIFITTRSRKVSDIMDAEVTLELNPLRRSESWALFCRHAFEVDATEALPSLIEKGQAIVEKCKGVPLAIKVLGGLLCFEDEETWEDVQRSELWNLDEGKDNILSSLILSYLYLPASLKPCFTYCSVIPKGCFFKQETMVRMWMAQGLIQTEDNKQMEGTGRSFFNELRRRSLVQDAIPDFFMMHDLIHDSARSIWEKECCNATYEELQGMLECGNTVRHLSVMMANDISSFGSIRVSGMLRSLLLAARYPINLNVMTEMFLRLRVTYLRVLDLSSTGIDELPDSIGGLKHLRYLSPHCN